The following are from one region of the Salmo salar chromosome ssa27, Ssal_v3.1, whole genome shotgun sequence genome:
- the LOC106588949 gene encoding protein FAM133 isoform X2, protein MGKRDNRVSYVNPIAASRASGPPPNAGPSIQDYLSRPRPTWEEVKEIIDRKKKGSRALADFEDQMNENWKKELAKNREKLLGGVDKEKEKKEKKKRVKGRKGKKSNRHSSPSSSSSSDSSSSSSSDSEDENEKSAKRKKKRSSKKASDDSTVELEPDGKGEKSRRKKRTAERSRKDSSSELSADSDVEGGEPKKRKRSSEEKEKDKMTAVGQIKEEEEKEAQETRRKKKKTIF, encoded by the exons ATGGGgaagagggacaatagagtg TCTTATGTGAACCCAATAGCTGCATCACGTGCCAGTGGACCCCCACCCAATGCAGGACCCTCTATCCAGGATTACCTGAGCAGACCACGGCCAACATG GGAAGAGGTGAAGGAGATCATAGACAGGAAGAAGAAAGGCTCCAGAGCCCTGGCGGACTTTGAGGACCAAATGAACGAG AATTGGAAGAAGGAGCTGGCGAAGAACAGAGAGAAGTTACTAGGTGGCGTTgacaaagagaaggagaagaaagag AAAAAGAAGAGAGTGAAAGGAAGGAAAGGAAAGAAATCCAACAGG cattcctctccatcctcctcatcAAGTTCTGATTCCTCTAGCAGCTCTTCCTCAGACTCTGAAGACGAG AATGAAAAGAGCGCCAAGAGGAAAAAGAAGCGGTCCTCCAAGAAAGCATCAGATGACTCTACTGTAGAATTGGAGCCCGACGGCAAG GGTGAGAAGAGCCGCAGGAAGAAGAGGACAGCTGAGCGAAGTCGTAAAGACTCCTCCTCAGAGTTGTCTGCTGACTCCGACGTGGAGGGT GGTGAACccaagaagaggaagagaagtagtgaagagaaggagaaagacaaaATGACAGCAGTAG GACAAATCAAAGAAGAAGAGGAAAAAGAAGCACAAGAAACACgaaggaagaagaagaaaacaaTCTTCTGA
- the LOC106588950 gene encoding progranulin isoform X2 translates to MWNIAALVLVVAGSASCYITCPDGKVCSDQSTCCLTKEGYACCPVTHVPWTALVQASDSTPQAGVIRCDTKFYCPSGTSCCKGPTGKWGCCPFPLGKCCADGQHCCEYGYTCDSSFKCRKGYSQIPSGLRDDAKQD, encoded by the exons ATGTGGAACATAGCTGCATTGGTGTTAGTGGTGGCAGGGTCTGCCTCTTGCTACATCACCTGCCCTGATGGGAAGGTCTGCTCTGATCAATCAACCTGCTGTTTGACTAAAGAAGGATACGCCTGCTGTCCAGTTACCCAT GTTCCGTGGACAGCACTAGTTCAGGCCTCTGACAGCACCCCACAGGCTGGAGTCATTCGCTGTGACACAAAATTCTACTGCCCTTCTGGAACCAGCTGCTGCAAGGGACCGACTGGCAAATGGGGCTGCTGCCCATTCCCACTG GGCAAGTGCTGTGCAGATGGCCAGCATTGCTGTGAATATGGATACACCTGTGACTCCTCATTCAAGTGCAGGAAAGGTTACTCTCAGATTCCTTCAGGTCTGAGGGATGATGCTAAGCAGGACTGA
- the clxn gene encoding calaxin translates to MAEMSAMNRKLIQNLAETLSKQVKHFNKTEAECLIRLFNGLLGDQSDRRVGNGLDRGKFRNILHNTFGMTDDMIMDRVFRAFDKDNDSYVSVKEWIEGLSIFLRGTLDEKIKYCFDVYDLNGDGYISREEMFHMLKNSLIRQPTEEDPDEGIKDLVEITLKKMDHDHDSRLSYADFEKAVRDENLLLEAFGTCLPDAKSILAFEQHAFQDTLER, encoded by the exons ATGGCTGAAATGTCTGCTATGAATAGAAAATTGATTCAGAATCTcgctgaaactctttctaaacaaGTCAAACACT TTAACAAAACAGAAGCAGAGTGTCTGATCCGACTGTTCAATGGTCTCCTGGGGGATCAGAGTGACAGGAGGGTAGGGAATGGCCTGGACAGAGGAAAATTCAGGAATATTCTACACAACACCTTTGGAATGACTGATGATATGATCATGGATAGAG TCTTTCGTGCATTCGACAAAGACAACGACAGCTACGTCAGTGTGAAAGAGTGGATCGAGGGACTGTCAATCTTTCTCCGTGGGACATTGGATGAAAAAATTAAGT ACTGCTTCGATGTGTATGACTTGAATGGAGATGGGTACATTTCCCGGGAAGAGATGTTCCACATGCTGAAGAACAGCCTGATCAGACAGCCCACAGAGGAGGACCCAGACGAGGGCATCAAAGACCTGGTGGAGATCACACTCAAGAAGATG GACCATGACCACGACAGCAGACTGTCCTATGCAGACTTTGAAAAGGCAGTGAGAGATGAGAATCTATTGCTTGAAGCTTTTGGAACCTGCCTTCCCGATGCCAAG AGCATATTGGCATTTGAGCAGCATGCATTCCAGGATACACTTGAGCGTTAA
- the LOC106588949 gene encoding protein FAM133 isoform X1 → MGKRDNRVSYVNPIAASRASGPPPNAGPSIQDYLSRPRPTWEEVKEIIDRKKKGSRALADFEDQMNENWKKELAKNREKLLGGVDKEKEKKEKKKRVKGRKGKKSNRHSSPSSSSSSDSSSSSSSDSEDENEKSAKRKKKRSSKKASDDSTVELEPDGKGEKSRRKKRTAERSRKDSSSELSADSDVEGGEPKKRKRSSEEKEKDKMTADKSKKKRKKKHKKHEGRRRKQSSDTELD, encoded by the exons ATGGGgaagagggacaatagagtg TCTTATGTGAACCCAATAGCTGCATCACGTGCCAGTGGACCCCCACCCAATGCAGGACCCTCTATCCAGGATTACCTGAGCAGACCACGGCCAACATG GGAAGAGGTGAAGGAGATCATAGACAGGAAGAAGAAAGGCTCCAGAGCCCTGGCGGACTTTGAGGACCAAATGAACGAG AATTGGAAGAAGGAGCTGGCGAAGAACAGAGAGAAGTTACTAGGTGGCGTTgacaaagagaaggagaagaaagag AAAAAGAAGAGAGTGAAAGGAAGGAAAGGAAAGAAATCCAACAGG cattcctctccatcctcctcatcAAGTTCTGATTCCTCTAGCAGCTCTTCCTCAGACTCTGAAGACGAG AATGAAAAGAGCGCCAAGAGGAAAAAGAAGCGGTCCTCCAAGAAAGCATCAGATGACTCTACTGTAGAATTGGAGCCCGACGGCAAG GGTGAGAAGAGCCGCAGGAAGAAGAGGACAGCTGAGCGAAGTCGTAAAGACTCCTCCTCAGAGTTGTCTGCTGACTCCGACGTGGAGGGT GGTGAACccaagaagaggaagagaagtagtgaagagaaggagaaagacaaaATGACAGCA GACAAATCAAAGAAGAAGAGGAAAAAGAAGCACAAGAAACACgaaggaagaagaagaaaacaaTCTTCTGACACAGAGTTAGACTAG
- the LOC106588950 gene encoding progranulin isoform X1 has protein sequence MWNIAALVLVVAGSASCYITCPDGKVCSDQSTCCLTKEGYACCPVTHQVPWTALVQASDSTPQAGVIRCDTKFYCPSGTSCCKGPTGKWGCCPFPLGKCCADGQHCCEYGYTCDSSFKCRKGYSQIPSGLRDDAKQD, from the exons ATGTGGAACATAGCTGCATTGGTGTTAGTGGTGGCAGGGTCTGCCTCTTGCTACATCACCTGCCCTGATGGGAAGGTCTGCTCTGATCAATCAACCTGCTGTTTGACTAAAGAAGGATACGCCTGCTGTCCAGTTACCCAT CAGGTTCCGTGGACAGCACTAGTTCAGGCCTCTGACAGCACCCCACAGGCTGGAGTCATTCGCTGTGACACAAAATTCTACTGCCCTTCTGGAACCAGCTGCTGCAAGGGACCGACTGGCAAATGGGGCTGCTGCCCATTCCCACTG GGCAAGTGCTGTGCAGATGGCCAGCATTGCTGTGAATATGGATACACCTGTGACTCCTCATTCAAGTGCAGGAAAGGTTACTCTCAGATTCCTTCAGGTCTGAGGGATGATGCTAAGCAGGACTGA
- the LOC106588949 gene encoding protein FAM133 isoform X3 — protein MGKRDNRVSYVNPIAASRASGPPPNAGPSIQDYLSRPRPTWEEVKEIIDRKKKGSRALADFEDQMNENWKKELAKNREKLLGGVDKEKEKKEKKKRVKGRKGKKSNRHSSPSSSSSSDSSSSSSSDSEDENEKSAKRKKKRSSKKASDDSTVELEPDGKVSLIWVRRAAGRRGQLSEVVKTPPQSCLLTPTWRVVNPRRGREVVKRRRKTK, from the exons ATGGGgaagagggacaatagagtg TCTTATGTGAACCCAATAGCTGCATCACGTGCCAGTGGACCCCCACCCAATGCAGGACCCTCTATCCAGGATTACCTGAGCAGACCACGGCCAACATG GGAAGAGGTGAAGGAGATCATAGACAGGAAGAAGAAAGGCTCCAGAGCCCTGGCGGACTTTGAGGACCAAATGAACGAG AATTGGAAGAAGGAGCTGGCGAAGAACAGAGAGAAGTTACTAGGTGGCGTTgacaaagagaaggagaagaaagag AAAAAGAAGAGAGTGAAAGGAAGGAAAGGAAAGAAATCCAACAGG cattcctctccatcctcctcatcAAGTTCTGATTCCTCTAGCAGCTCTTCCTCAGACTCTGAAGACGAG AATGAAAAGAGCGCCAAGAGGAAAAAGAAGCGGTCCTCCAAGAAAGCATCAGATGACTCTACTGTAGAATTGGAGCCCGACGGCAAGGTTAGTTTGATATG GGTGAGAAGAGCCGCAGGAAGAAGAGGACAGCTGAGCGAAGTCGTAAAGACTCCTCCTCAGAGTTGTCTGCTGACTCCGACGTGGAGGGT GGTGAACccaagaagaggaagagaagtagtgaagagaaggagaaagacaaaATGA